The Candidatus Hydrogenedentota bacterium nucleotide sequence CATAAATCCGGTCCTTTTCTTGACGCCCGAGGGGCTGTTAAAGATATATTTGCAATAAATGTTACTCCTCTTCCGGATTTTTTGCAACCGGTATGCTTAACAGGCGCATGCGGCATCGGGCAGGTGGCAGGCAAAGAAAAACCCCGATCCGGGGATCGGGGTTATGCCACATTCAAATCGGCGCGGTCACTTCTCGATATAAAAGTCCTGAAAGCGATGGTAGCCCAGCAGATTGGGCACATAACCTTTTACTTCCGGCGCCTGGAGATACTTCCGGGTGTAGAAGTAAATCGGGACGATGGGCAGATCGTCCAGAATGATGTCTTCCGCCTGCTTTAACATGGCGAAGCGTTTGGCGGTGTCCGGCTCCGCGTAGGCCTGCTGGATGAGCGCGTCGTAAGCCGGGTTGGCGTAGCCCGTGCGGTTGTTGCCGCCGTCGGTAAGCCACATTTCCAGGAAGTTCATGGGGTCCATGACGTCGCCGATCCAGGCGGCGCGGGCAAGATCGTAGTCCAGGCTGTTGGTGCTGTCGAGGTAGACCTTCCAGTCCTGATTCAAGAGTCGCACTTCCAGGCCGAGGTGTTTCCGCCACATCTGCTGCATGACTTCGGCAATTTTCTTGTGTTGCTCGGAGGTGTTGTACAGAATCTCCACAGGCGGAAGCCCCTTGCCGTCGGGATAACCGGCCTCGGCCAGCAGCGCCTTCGCTTTTTCCGGATTGAACTCCAGGCGGGGCGTTCCCTCATAGCCGGGAATGCCCGGGGGCACATAGCTCGTTGCGGCCGTCTGACCGCCCTTGGTCACGTTGCGGGCCAGTTCCTCTCGATCCGTCGCCAGCGACAGCGCCTGGCGAACACGCTTGTCGTTGAAGGGGGGGCGTGTGGTGTTGAGGCGATAGAAATAAACACCGAGATACGGGTCGATATGAATAAGTCCCGGGTCCTTTTCCTGATACTCCGCAATCTTGTGCTCCGGCACGTCGCCGGTCAACTGAATCTTGCCGGAGCGAAAACTGCGCTCCTCCGTGCTGATATCGTCGATGGGATAAAACTCGATACCGTCAAGCCGAACCTTGTCGCGCTCCCAGTAGTGCTCATTGCGCGCCACCCGGATGATTTCATTCGGGCTCCATTCCGTAAGGCGGAAGGGGCCATTGCCCACGTGATTCCCGCCCCGTGTCCAGGGTGTGCCGCGCTGGTCCATCGCGCCGTGCGCCTCGATCGTGGCTTGATGCACCGGAAACCAGGCCTGGTGAATCTGCATCGCCAGCAGATACGGTGTGGGAAACTCCAGCGTCAGCTCCAGCGTATGATCGTCGATCGCCTTGGCGCCCACTTCGTCAAAACTCGCAATCGTGCCCTGATTAAAGGCTTTCGCATTTTTCAGGCAAAAAAGCAGGTAGGCGTAGTCCGCCGCGAGCGCCGGGCTCAGCATGCGCTTGTAACTGTAGATAAAATCCTTCGCCGTCACCGGATCGCCATTGGACCACTTGCCATCGGCCCGCAATTTGAAGGTGTAGACCAGCTTGTCTTCCGAAATGGTCCACGACTCTGCCGCAGCGGGCAGGGGCTCGAAGGTTGCCGGGTCGACGCCGGTGAGCCCATCAAACAACGAAGCCAGCACACGATGTTCCGGCACGCCCGTCACCAGATGGGGGTCGAGATCCTTCACCTCGGCGTTGATGTTAATTCGGAGTACCTTCCCCGAATCCGCCGCCGAGCCGGACTCCCCGCCCTGTGCATCTTCTTTCGGAGAGCCGCCGCAACCCGCAAGAAGCAGGGTTAACAGACCAACAACGGTATAGGCAGATAACTTGCGCACAGGGAAATTCCTTCCTGGTTCATGCGGAAAACTCACGGAATCTATCGGGCACGGGAACCATGTACCCCGCCGATGATTATAAATGTATTCGCAGCGGGGGTTAAATCCACATCGGCCTCACTTCACTGCGGCCTTCCGAAGGCCCTCGAGTACCGCGCGGGGCGCGACGAAGACCGTGCCGTGGCGGATGCCATCGGGCATCACAATCTGCTCCGAAACATCTTCCCAGGTCTTCCGATCAACGGAGCGCACCGCGCCATAGCGATGATCCATATACTTGTCGAAGTAAACCAGCCACTGGCCCTTCCAGTGCACCGCGGAGGGGCCTTCGGCCCAGTAGTCGCCCGTAATCTTCGGCGAGGCCGCACTCCAGGGGCCTTCCGCTTTCTCCGCCGTGGCCACGCGGATGTTCTTCTCCTCGGGCTTGAGGGTCTCGTTCTTAAGGAACATGACGTATTCGTTCCCCGCCTTCACCACCGTGGAATCGATTACATTGAAGCCGGGATCGTAGAAGAGTTTCGTGTCGCTGAAGGTCTTGAAGTCTTTCGTGGCCGTGTAATAGATCCTGTGATTGTTTTCGCCGTCCCCCTTCCCCTCGGTCTCGGGAAAGCGCCCCGGAATCGTAGTGGCCCAGAAAATGAGGTACTGGCCGGTGGCGTCATC carries:
- a CDS encoding peptide ABC transporter substrate-binding protein; protein product: MNINAEVKDLDPHLVTGVPEHRVLASLFDGLTGVDPATFEPLPAAAESWTISEDKLVYTFKLRADGKWSNGDPVTAKDFIYSYKRMLSPALAADYAYLLFCLKNAKAFNQGTIASFDEVGAKAIDDHTLELTLEFPTPYLLAMQIHQAWFPVHQATIEAHGAMDQRGTPWTRGGNHVGNGPFRLTEWSPNEIIRVARNEHYWERDKVRLDGIEFYPIDDISTEERSFRSGKIQLTGDVPEHKIAEYQEKDPGLIHIDPYLGVYFYRLNTTRPPFNDKRVRQALSLATDREELARNVTKGGQTAATSYVPPGIPGYEGTPRLEFNPEKAKALLAEAGYPDGKGLPPVEILYNTSEQHKKIAEVMQQMWRKHLGLEVRLLNQDWKVYLDSTNSLDYDLARAAWIGDVMDPMNFLEMWLTDGGNNRTGYANPAYDALIQQAYAEPDTAKRFAMLKQAEDIILDDLPIVPIYFYTRKYLQAPEVKGYVPNLLGYHRFQDFYIEK
- a CDS encoding glycoside hydrolase family 43 protein, producing MTAIAISLLSALPLRAAEEDNVLLFSFFRNNGEAGLYLATSEDGLRWEEVRKDHVWLAPKVGESVLMRDPCIITGADGLFHMVWTPGWQERGIGHASSKDLISWSEQQYVPVMMHEPTARNAWAQEAFYDDATGQYLIFWATTIPGRFPETEGKGDGENNHRIYYTATKDFKTFSDTKLFYDPGFNVIDSTVVKAGNEYVMFLKNETLKPEEKNIRVATAEKAEGPWSAASPKITGDYWAEGPSAVHWKGQWLVYFDKYMDHRYGAVRSVDRKTWEDVSEQIVMPDGIRHGTVFVAPRAVLEGLRKAAVK